The following proteins are encoded in a genomic region of [Eubacterium] hominis:
- the thiD gene encoding bifunctional hydroxymethylpyrimidine kinase/phosphomethylpyrimidine kinase — MQKVLTIAGTDPSGGAGAQADLKTFMAHKVYGMSVITALVAQNTCGVRDIMNVTPAFLKEQFDCVFEDIFPDAVKIGMVSQPELIEVIVEKLKQYQPKNIVVDPVMVSTSGDRLLAQKALTMLQKELLPLAQIITPNIPEAEVLCEFSIESKDDMVKAAQKIATNYHGYILIKGGHFEDCADDLLYHDGEEIWLPCVKIQNPNTHGTGCTLSSAIASNLALGYDMVSSVKNAKAYITGALKDGMDLGKGSGPLNHCWNLMNKA, encoded by the coding sequence ATGCAGAAAGTTTTAACAATTGCAGGCACAGACCCAAGTGGTGGGGCAGGGGCACAGGCAGATTTAAAGACCTTTATGGCACATAAGGTATATGGAATGAGTGTGATCACCGCATTGGTTGCACAAAATACATGTGGTGTACGTGATATTATGAATGTAACACCTGCCTTTTTAAAGGAACAGTTTGATTGTGTATTTGAAGATATTTTCCCAGATGCAGTAAAAATCGGGATGGTATCACAACCAGAATTAATCGAAGTCATTGTGGAAAAGCTGAAACAATATCAACCTAAAAATATCGTGGTAGATCCAGTGATGGTATCCACCAGTGGCGATCGGCTATTAGCGCAAAAAGCGTTAACGATGCTGCAAAAAGAGTTGCTTCCACTGGCACAGATTATTACACCAAATATTCCAGAAGCAGAAGTATTATGTGAATTTTCTATTGAGTCCAAAGATGATATGGTAAAAGCAGCACAAAAGATTGCCACAAATTATCATGGCTATATTTTGATTAAAGGTGGACATTTTGAGGATTGTGCAGATGATTTATTGTATCATGATGGAGAAGAAATCTGGCTGCCTTGTGTTAAGATACAAAATCCTAATACCCATGGAACCGGCTGTACCTTATCCAGTGCAATTGCCAGTAATTTAGCATTGGGTTATGACATGGTAAGCAGTGTAAAAAATGCAAAGGCATATATCACAGGTGCATTAAAAGATGGCATGGATTTAGGAAAAGGCAGTGGACCTTTAAATCATTGCTGGAACTTGATGAATAAAGCATAA